The following proteins come from a genomic window of Frankia casuarinae:
- a CDS encoding membrane protein — translation MSGSRWAYPDGPAVTDGLTIGATREHIAAAPAADLPAADPYPSRSRGRINALWTIVDQVVSSGTNAAINFIIARRVDPTEFGAFAIAYTIFAIVVGLSRAAATAPLGISYAAAAPAAFRTAARAASGLALVLGAVVGAGLMAVGGVLKGVVGTNLIAMGVVMPALLVQDAWRYTSFAQGRPLRAVVNDLVWAAGMGVGIVLLAIGGPDAAGGAPVMVLVWGAAAALAVLVGIGQHRVWPAPRRALAWFTGHRETTGFMTAEFVTVQGAQQTSTLIIAAVGSPALVGALRGLQTLLAPTTNLAVALMSFAIPEFARRRGAPARRIIRAAYVVSALVVASSVLWTLIFLILPDDFGTALLGDTWSQTHELLLLAMIAQAGPALAVGPAAVLYAFGRTRLTFWINLFFTPFLLAGPVTGLLLGGAKGVIIGNIIVFWATIPPWIYQLHKQAHAVDRG, via the coding sequence GTGAGCGGATCGCGGTGGGCGTATCCTGACGGCCCCGCCGTCACCGACGGTCTGACCATCGGTGCCACGCGTGAGCATATCGCGGCGGCTCCAGCGGCGGATCTACCGGCGGCCGATCCGTACCCGTCCCGGTCCCGCGGCCGGATCAACGCGCTGTGGACGATCGTCGACCAGGTCGTGTCCAGTGGCACCAACGCGGCGATCAACTTCATCATCGCCCGCCGGGTCGACCCGACCGAGTTCGGTGCGTTCGCGATTGCCTACACGATCTTCGCGATCGTCGTCGGCCTGTCGCGCGCCGCTGCCACGGCGCCCCTGGGGATCAGCTATGCTGCCGCCGCCCCAGCCGCGTTCCGCACCGCCGCTCGCGCCGCGTCCGGCCTGGCCCTGGTACTCGGTGCCGTCGTGGGCGCCGGCCTGATGGCGGTCGGTGGCGTCCTCAAGGGCGTGGTCGGGACGAACCTGATCGCGATGGGTGTGGTCATGCCGGCCCTGCTGGTGCAGGATGCCTGGCGCTACACGTCGTTCGCCCAGGGACGTCCCCTCCGCGCCGTCGTCAACGATCTCGTCTGGGCTGCCGGGATGGGCGTGGGCATCGTCCTGCTGGCCATCGGCGGGCCGGATGCGGCCGGCGGCGCGCCGGTGATGGTCCTCGTCTGGGGTGCCGCCGCGGCGCTGGCCGTGCTGGTCGGCATCGGGCAGCATCGGGTCTGGCCCGCCCCGCGGCGGGCGCTCGCCTGGTTCACTGGTCACCGCGAGACGACCGGCTTCATGACCGCCGAGTTCGTGACGGTCCAGGGGGCGCAGCAGACGTCGACTCTGATCATCGCCGCGGTCGGCTCGCCGGCGCTCGTCGGTGCTCTGCGCGGTCTGCAGACCCTGCTCGCCCCCACGACGAACCTGGCCGTCGCGTTGATGAGCTTCGCGATCCCCGAGTTCGCCCGCCGCAGGGGTGCCCCGGCCCGTCGGATCATCCGCGCCGCCTACGTCGTGTCCGCGCTGGTGGTCGCCTCCAGCGTGCTGTGGACCCTCATCTTCCTGATCCTCCCCGACGATTTCGGGACGGCCCTGCTGGGCGATACCTGGAGCCAGACCCATGAACTCCTTCTCCTCGCGATGATCGCGCAGGCCGGGCCGGCGCTGGCGGTGGGACCGGCCGCCGTGCTCTACGCCTTCGGCCGGACCAGACTCACCTTCTGGATCAATCTTTTCTTCACGCCCTTCCTGCTCGCCGGCCCGGTCACGGGCCTTCTCCTCGGCGGAGCCAAAGGGGTGATCATCGGTAACATCATTGTGTTCTGGGCGACGATCCCGCCCTGGATTTACCAGCTCCACAAGCAGGCCCATGCCGTCGACCGTGGGTGA